A region from the Fusarium musae strain F31 chromosome 1, whole genome shotgun sequence genome encodes:
- a CDS encoding hypothetical protein (EggNog:ENOG41~MEROPS:MER0002197), which translates to MTPWRHMTSVTPSRSVPSKKGVEQTNVTEAQRVTEFRIPEFLQQADFGSLSRSRFSPMTPMTAQTTISNMGHIGLRAANPILRHPQFQPRVSTQSSFLRSFSQSSSGILSSSRGISTLGAFSVQRRAFGSSNGISRNQLATLEESANRNPGNANAQNAFYQLLLRANMPAILVERYQSGRFASNAATNDAYQRALTMLGVNANQAANAQGAVNGNFAGTQWPTYEQGIANAAVAGSANGGNPMGHKGEPIHVIVQESTRSTIFRWVKFLAIFIVTTYLCFALVTIAIEAFSTFRRGGPSSKADSEVKAEKQNTRFNDVHGCDEAKEELQEVVEFLKNPEKFSDLGAKLPKGVLLVGPPGTGKTLLARAVAGEAGVPFFYMSGSEFDEIFVGVGAKRVRDLFTAAKSKSPAIVFIDELDAIGGKRNPRDQAHAKQTLNQLLTELDGFDQDSKIIIIGATNLPKMLDKALTRPGRFDRHVNVELPDVRGRIAILKHHAKKIKVGPDVDLEAIAARCPGRSGAELENMLNVAALRASRAKASVVRKQDMEWAYDRVTMGSERKSMVVTEKEKEMTAYHEAGHALVQLFDKESSNTLYKVTILPKGPSLGHTAQLPQMDKYSYTAAEYMSNIRVALGGKMAEELRYGDDKVTSGVSSDLERATDLSFMMVTLFGMSSVLGPVEYGRRYENLSSETKAAIEGEVQRTIRKSYEDVRKLLTDKRNELDLLAKALVKYETLDKAEVEKVIRGESLPGRIIAPKGPMTLPIPQQAPTPPGLGGVAHPQPPETPAPPAAADTSNTEG; encoded by the exons ATGACCCCCTGGCGGCATATGACTTCAGTCACACCCAGTCGGTCGGTCCCTTCGAAGAAAGGCGTGGAACAGACAAATGTGACGGAAGCTCAACGA GTGACCGAATTCCGAATCCCCGAATTCCTTCAACAAGCTGACTTTGGTTCCCTCTCTCGCTCACGATTCTCTCCCATGACCCCGATGACTGCTCAGACAACTATCTCCAATATGGGCCACATTGGCCTCCGAGCGGCCAACCCCATTTTGCGACACCCTCAATTTCAGCCCCGCGTATCGACCCAGTCGTCTTTCCTACGCTCGTTTTCGCAGTCTTCTTCCGGtattctctcatcttctcgtGGTATCTCAACTCTCGGTGCATTTTCTGTTCAGCGCAGAGCATTCGGCAGCTCCAATGGCATTTCCCGTAACCAACTGGCAACTTTGGAGGAATCCGCCAATCGAAACCCCGGTAATGCGAATGCGCAAAACGCTTTCTACCAGCTCCTTCTCCGCGCCAACATGCCTGCTATTCTTGTGGAACGATATCAATCTGGACGCTTTGCCTCCAACGCTGCAACCAACGATGCTTACCAGCGAGCCCTCACGATGCTTGGTGTTAACGCTAACCAAGCTGCGAATGCGCAAGGTGCTGTGAACGGAAACTTTGCTGGAACTCAATGGCCAACTTATGAGCAAGGCATTGCCAACGCTGCTGTGGCTGGGTCCGCCAATGGTGGTAATCCTATGGGCCACAAGGGTGAGCCCATCCACGTTATTGTTCAGGAGTCAACTCGGTCTACTATCTTCCGCTGGGTTAAGTTTTTGGCTATTTTCATTGTGACCACCTATCTCTGTTTCGCCCTTGTTACTATTGCCATCGAGGCGTTCAGTACATTCCGTCGCGGTGGACCTAGTAGCAAGGCAGACTCTGaggtcaaggctgagaagcaaAATACTCGGTTCAACGATGTTCACGGTTGCGACGAAGCCAAGGAGGAACTCCAAGAAGTTGTCGAGTTTCTGAAGAATCCCGAGAAGTTCAGCGATCTTGGTGCTAAACTGCCCAAGGGCGTCCTCCTGGTTGGTCCTCCTGGTACTGGTAAGACGCTTCTCGCTCGAGCTGTTGCCGGCGAAGCTGGTGTCCCTTTTTTCTACATGTCTGGTAGCGAGTTCGACGAGATCTttgttggcgttggtgcCAAGCGAGTTCGTGACCTTTTCACCGCGGCCAAGAGCAAGTCCCCTGCTATTGTTTTCATTGACGAACTTGATGCCATTGGAGGCAAGCGAAACCCACGCGACCAAGCTCATGCCAAGCAGACACTGAACCAGTTGCTTACCGAATTGGATGGCTTCGATCAGGACAgcaaaatcatcatcattggagCCACCAACTTGCCCAAAATGCTCGACAAGGCCCTTACCCGACCCGGACGATTTGACCGCCATGTGAATGTTGAACTGCCCGATGTTCGTGGCCGCATTGCTATTCTCAAGCACCacgccaagaagatcaaggttgGACCTGATGTTGACCTCGAAGCTATTGCTGCTCGATGCCCCGGTCGATCTGGTGCCGAGCTTGAGAACATGCTGAATGTTGCCGCTCTCCGAGCCAGCCGGGCCAAGGCCAGTGTTGTTCGGAAGCAAGATATGGAATGGGCCTACGACCGAGTCACCATGGGTTCTGAACGCAAGTCAATGGTTGTCactgagaaagagaaggagatgacTGCTTATCACGAGGCTGGCCATGCGCTTGTCCAGCTTTTCGACAAGGAGAGCTCAAACACTCTGTACAAGGTCACAATTCTCCCCAAGGGTCCCTCGCTGGGTCATACCGCCCAACTTCCTCAGATGGACAAGTATTCCTACACCGCTGCTGAGTATATGTCAAACATCCGCGTCGCACTTGGAGGAAAGATGGCCGAAGAGCTAAGATACGGCGACGACAAGGTGACATCTGGTGTTTCATCG GATCTCGAGAGAGCCACCGACCTGAGCTTCATGATGGTGACACTCTTTGGCATGTCGAGTGTTTTGGGACCTGTTGAATATGGCCGAAGATACGAGAACCTCAGTTCGGAAACAAAGGCAGCAATTGAAGGCGAGGTTCAAAGGACAATACGAAAATCATATGAGGATGTACGAAAACTGTTGACGGACAAGCGAAACGAACTCGACTTGTTAGCCAAGGCTCTCGTTAAATACGAGACTTTGGACAAGGCCGAGGTGGAGAAGGTGATTCGCGGTGAAAGCCTTCCTGGGCGTATCATCGCTCCTAAGGGACCTATGACATTGCCTATCCCTCAGCAAGCCCCGACACCTCCTGGCCTCGGTGGCGTggctcatcctcaacctccgGAGACACCTGCACCGCCAGCTGCAGCAGACACATCAAACACTGAAGGATGA
- a CDS encoding hypothetical protein (EggNog:ENOG41), whose product MVKHQRRSHQQGMNPNDIDDCSSDSDDDESPSTPQHSSMTWSPHEMVSMNQGAPGGPLHRASSYADFESQVHGHHMPQHYGNRQGIPANVPHEYHGTPVPEQHAHVQLVHRAATMPRQAYYVTEAGNPGVATMTSTVPPHYQLSQQVERPPMELPYSAPGIATSIQSSPSTFSATSVPSPMIPEGFYAHQPGSQPAYTTAESQPAMIQYQQPIQHHMAQPQQPVVSQAQHIPPTAGHYAPPSAHPQQEQWPHYDPPIEVTTIGQLPAYGTAVYDIYGPKIEFEDPSLQLPSSRLASM is encoded by the coding sequence ATGGTCAAGCACCAGCGGAGATCCCACCAGCAAGGAATGAACCCCAACGACATCGACGATTGCTCCTCGGAttctgacgatgacgagTCTCCCTCCACTCCTCAGCACTCCTCGATGACTTGGTCACCTCATGAGATGGTTTCCATGAACCAGGGTGCCCCTGGCGGGCCCTTACATCGTGCCTCCTCTTACGCTGATTTTGAATCACAAGTCCATGGCCACCACATGCCACAGCATTACGGCAACCGGCAAGGAATTCCTGCCAATGTTCCTCATGAGTACCACGGCACTCCAGTTCCCGAACAACACGCACACGTTCAGCTCGTCCATCGAGCAGCAACCATGCCGAGACAGGCTTACTATGTCACTGAAGCTGGGAATCCAGGTGTTGCTACCATGACAAGCACTGTACCGCCTCATTACCAGCTATCGCAGCAAGTGGAACGACCTCCTATGGAGCTTCCATATTCAGCACCCGGAATTGCGACGTCGATTCAAAGCAGTCCAAGCACCTTTTCTGCTACATCGGTCCCCAGCCCTATGATTCCCGAGGGCTTTTATGCGCACCAGCCTGGAAGCCAGCCAGCATACACAACAGCCGAATCTCAGCCAGCAATGATTCAATACCAGCAACCCATTCAACACCATATGGCTCAGCCACAACAGCCAGTGGTATCCCAAGCGCAGCATATTCCCCCAACCGCCGGACACTACGCTCCACCGTCAGCCCACCCACAGCAAGAGCAGTGGCCACACTATGACCCGCCGATCGAAGTTACAACAATCGGACAGTTGCCTGCATATGGAACTGCAGTTTATGATATTTACGGGCCAAAGATTGAGTTTGAGGATCCTTCATTGCAACTACCCAGCAGCAGACTGGCGAGTATGTGA